Proteins from a single region of Primulina tabacum isolate GXHZ01 chromosome 5, ASM2559414v2, whole genome shotgun sequence:
- the LOC142547227 gene encoding F-box/FBD/LRR-repeat protein At1g13570-like — protein sequence MSNMKQREPPNVPNKVKTEVDKIGHLPGHIIDKILSYLPLRDAVRTSVLSTRWRYKWVTLPYLVFDNQSVLVSTQDQTLIKNKLVSIVDHVLLLHNGPIHKFKLSHRDLQGVSDIDKWILFLSRGSVKEFILEIWKGHRYKLPSSIYTFQNLVHLELFNCLLLPPFSFIGFKSLKSLDLQHITMDQSAFEYMISSCPLLERLTLMNFDGFALLNIHAPNLLFFDIGGVFEDVSFQDTSQLAVVSIGLYVNTESDRNLAFGSTGNLINFFACLPRIQRLEVQSYFLKYLAAGTIPGKLPKPCVDLGFLSIRINFNDVEENLAALCLLGSSPHLQELEMLARAEEQQANVRTTSNIPENIESFAFKHLKFIKIVGISGIKQELNFIDFLLANSPVLERMTVKPASVDGGWDLLKELLRFRRASVHAEIIYIDP from the exons ATGAGCAATATG AAGCAAAGAGAACCACCGAACGTACCCAACAAAGTGAAAACAGAGGTGGACAAAATTGGCCACTTACCAGGGCATATTATAGACAAAATTTTGTCATATTTACCCCTAAGGGATGCTGTGCGAACGAGTGTTTTGTCAACCAGGTGGAGATACAAATGGGTTACACTTCCATATCTTGTATTTGATAATCAATCAGTTTTAGTGTCTACCCAAGATCAAACCCTCATAAAAAACAAGCTTGTTAGTATTGTTGACCACGTCCTATTGCTTCACAATGGCCCTATTCATAAATTTAAACTTTCTCATCGAGATCTTCAAGGTGTAAGTGATATTGATAAGTGGATTCTTTTCCTGTCTCGAGGCTCTGTCAAGGAATTTATACTTGAGATATGGAAGGGCCATCGTTACAAGCTCCCTTCTTCCATATACACTTTCCAAAATTTGGTCCATTTGGAACTTTTTAACTGCCTTTTATTGCCtccattttcatttattggtttTAAAAGCTTGAAAAGCCTTGATCTTCAACATATTACCATGGACCAAAGTGCATTTGAATACATGATATCCAGCTGCCCTTTACTTGAGCGGCTGACTTTGATGAACTTTGATGGTTTTGCCCTTCTTAATATACATGCTCCAAATCTTCTTTTCTTTGACATTGGAGGCGTTTTTGAAGATGTTAGTTTCCAAGACACATCCCAGTTGGCTGTCGTCTCTATTGGTCTGTATGTTAACACTGAAAGTGACCGAAACCTAGCTTTTGGAAGCACCGGcaatttgatcaatttttttgcTTGTCTACCGCGTATTCAAAGGCTTGAAGTTCAGAGCTATTTCTTGAAG TATTTGGCTGCTGGAACCATACCAGGAAAGCTACCAAAACCTTGTGTTGATCTTGGTTTTCTTTCAATACGAATCAATTTCAATGATGTGGAAGAGAATCTAGCAGCGCTTTGCCTTCTGGGAAGTTCTCCTCATCTTCAGGAGCTTGAGATGTTG GCTCGTGCAGAGGAGCAACAGGCGAATGTAAGGACCACTTCTAATATTCCGGAAAACATTGAAAGCTTTGCATTTAAGCATCTGAAGTTTATTAAGATTGTTGGGATATCTGGGATCAAACAAGAACTGAATTTCATCGACTTTTTGCTGGCAAATTCGCCTGTTCTTGAAAGGATGACTGTCAAACCTGCCTCTGTCGATGGCGGGTGGGATTTACTAAAGGAGTTGCTTCGCTTCCGACGAGCTTCTGTCCATGCAGAAATTATCTACATTGATCCATAA